In Nitrobacteraceae bacterium AZCC 1564, the following proteins share a genomic window:
- a CDS encoding uncharacterized sporulation protein YeaH/YhbH (DUF444 family) (product_source=COG2718; cog=COG2718; ko=KO:K09786; pfam=PF04285; superfamily=46600,53300) has protein sequence MNIIDRRLNPGSKSLENRQRFLRRAKTLVRDAVKKSSEARDIKDVLEGGEVSIPLDGMHEPRLSREGGVRDMVLPGNKKFVEGDVLPRSGQSSGKPREAGEGDSEDVFRFVLSREEFVDIFLDDLELPDLAKRKLAEAEQETLRRAGYSVSGSPTNISISRTMRLAMARRVALRRPRPETIAELEAEMRDCGEERRIEIAAELASLKSRIQRISYIDPIDIRYRRFETTPKPVAQAVMFCLMDVSGSMSEHMKDLAKRFYMLLYVFLTRRYRHVEIVFIRHTDRAEEVDEDTFFHGPASGGTLVSSALEAMKEIVKSRYRPEDWNIYAAQASDGDNLHSDGEVTAGLLKDYILPVTQFFAYLEVGEATGNPFDTADSSLWALYQRLRTEGAPLSIRKVSSRGEIFPVFHELFQRRSKQEKVAP, from the coding sequence ATGAACATCATTGATCGTCGTTTGAATCCGGGTAGCAAGAGTCTCGAAAATCGCCAGCGGTTTCTACGTCGCGCAAAAACGCTGGTTCGTGATGCCGTCAAGAAATCCTCGGAAGCACGCGACATCAAGGACGTTCTTGAGGGAGGCGAGGTCAGCATTCCGCTTGACGGTATGCACGAGCCTCGTCTTTCGCGGGAAGGCGGCGTCCGCGACATGGTCCTTCCCGGCAACAAGAAGTTCGTGGAAGGTGACGTGCTGCCACGCTCGGGCCAGAGCAGTGGCAAACCACGCGAGGCGGGCGAAGGTGACAGCGAGGATGTTTTCCGCTTCGTTTTGAGCCGGGAGGAGTTCGTCGATATTTTTCTCGACGATCTTGAACTTCCGGATCTTGCCAAACGTAAGCTCGCCGAAGCGGAGCAGGAGACACTACGACGCGCCGGATATTCGGTGTCGGGGTCGCCCACCAATATCTCGATCAGCCGCACCATGCGGCTGGCCATGGCGCGCCGGGTGGCGCTCCGTAGGCCGCGGCCGGAAACGATTGCAGAGCTTGAAGCGGAAATGCGCGATTGTGGCGAGGAACGCCGCATCGAGATTGCTGCCGAGCTTGCCTCGCTCAAATCGAGGATCCAGCGGATTTCGTACATCGATCCGATCGATATTCGCTACCGGCGGTTCGAGACGACGCCAAAGCCTGTCGCACAGGCAGTCATGTTTTGCCTGATGGATGTATCCGGCTCGATGTCGGAACACATGAAGGATCTGGCAAAGCGCTTTTACATGCTGCTCTACGTTTTCCTCACGCGGCGGTATCGCCATGTCGAGATCGTCTTTATTCGTCACACGGACCGCGCCGAAGAGGTGGATGAAGACACCTTCTTCCACGGGCCGGCCTCCGGCGGAACACTGGTTTCCAGTGCTCTGGAAGCCATGAAGGAGATCGTCAAGTCGCGCTACCGTCCTGAAGACTGGAATATCTACGCAGCCCAGGCGTCAGACGGCGACAATTTGCATTCCGACGGTGAAGTCACCGCAGGCTTGCTGAAGGATTACATTCTGCCGGTCACGCAGTTCTTCGCTTATCTCGAGGTTGGTGAGGCCACCGGCAATCCGTTTGATACGGCGGATTCGTCACTATGGGCGCTCTATCAGCGATTGCGTACCGAAGGCGCACCGCTGTCGATCCGTAAGGTGAGCAGCCGCGGCGAAATTTTTCCTGTGTTCCACGAGCTCTTCCAGCGCCGCAGCAAGCAGGAGAAGGTTGCGCCATGA